In a single window of the Pyrococcus sp. NA2 genome:
- a CDS encoding ABC transporter permease — MRWVDLKDSLSNFWFEFRRQKTGILGIVLLIFWIIIALGAPYITQPDIPDKWKTVWIDYPKTVPPTWTGVFSGVKEAPHLIIPPDELQKYVTQSENKIIIDIPYNMEYDVPPQDIVLMNISGKSKGRLRPVLSLKIKRPDGEEITLLQGFKIKGSTNIQIARDSNVRRRVLNWVKMKTGIQIDPNKEFEYMTTMDTLRVIFAKVTPDMLDKPQPLKGEYHIIYEIKLFKDTSVDISHAELVLTGRTYGYLGTDDKGRDLFAGIIWGSRVSLAVGITTAVLSVLIGIFYGVTAAYFGGWTDELMMRFQEFMASIPTLPILILLGTYFGGHIQLWQIVLLLAVFGWVGIARVARSMAYQIKEQTYVEAAIALGAGTGRIIFKHMVPQLLPYAFAQMALNVPGAVLAEASLSFLGLGDPTQVTWGQILHDAQVAGAAVNGYWWWVIPPGLAIALVALTFVLIGTALDRVLNPRLRRL; from the coding sequence ATGAGGTGGGTTGATCTCAAGGATTCTCTCTCAAACTTTTGGTTCGAATTCAGAAGGCAGAAGACAGGTATACTGGGAATAGTTCTGCTCATATTCTGGATTATAATTGCTCTCGGAGCTCCTTACATAACCCAGCCAGACATTCCCGACAAATGGAAAACAGTTTGGATAGACTACCCGAAAACAGTACCTCCTACATGGACTGGAGTTTTTAGTGGTGTAAAGGAGGCTCCTCATCTTATAATACCTCCTGATGAATTGCAGAAGTACGTGACTCAAAGTGAAAATAAGATCATCATAGACATTCCTTACAACATGGAATACGATGTTCCACCCCAGGATATAGTTCTAATGAACATTTCGGGTAAATCGAAAGGCAGACTTAGGCCCGTTTTGTCCCTTAAAATTAAGAGACCAGATGGAGAGGAAATAACGCTACTCCAAGGGTTCAAGATAAAGGGGTCAACGAACATTCAAATTGCAAGGGATAGTAACGTGAGAAGGAGGGTTCTTAATTGGGTTAAAATGAAGACGGGGATCCAAATTGATCCAAACAAAGAGTTCGAATACATGACGACCATGGACACTTTGAGGGTCATATTTGCAAAAGTTACCCCAGACATGCTTGACAAGCCACAGCCATTAAAGGGTGAATACCACATAATATACGAGATAAAGTTGTTTAAGGATACATCAGTTGATATATCCCACGCAGAGCTCGTATTAACAGGAAGAACTTACGGCTATCTTGGAACCGATGACAAGGGCAGAGATCTCTTTGCTGGTATAATCTGGGGTTCAAGGGTATCCCTAGCCGTAGGAATAACAACCGCAGTCCTATCAGTGCTCATAGGAATATTCTACGGTGTAACCGCTGCGTACTTTGGGGGCTGGACAGATGAGCTGATGATGAGATTCCAGGAGTTCATGGCCTCAATACCAACGTTGCCGATATTAATACTCCTCGGAACTTACTTCGGAGGACACATTCAGTTATGGCAAATCGTGTTGCTCCTGGCTGTCTTTGGCTGGGTAGGTATAGCGAGAGTTGCTAGGAGTATGGCATACCAGATTAAGGAGCAGACGTATGTTGAGGCCGCAATAGCCCTAGGTGCTGGAACTGGAAGGATAATATTCAAGCACATGGTTCCACAGCTCTTGCCATACGCCTTTGCTCAGATGGCACTGAACGTTCCTGGAGCAGTTCTAGCTGAGGCATCACTGAGCTTCCTTGGCTTAGGTGATCCAACACAGGTAACCTGGGGTCAGATACTTCACGATGCACAGGTTGCTGGAGCCGCTGTAAACGGATACTGGTGGTGGGTCATTCCGCCGGGGCTGGCAATAGCATTGGTAGCATTGACGTTCGTGTTGATCGGTACCGCATTGGATAGAGTACTCAATCCAAGGCTCAGGAGATTGTGA
- a CDS encoding ABC transporter ATP-binding protein — MAKKVLEVKNLKMYYFTSRGPVKAVDDVTFDLEKGEVLGLAGESGCGKSSIGFTLMGMPQPPGRIVSGSIKIDGREIVGLPEDVLRKEIRWQKISMIFQGAMNALNPVYTIGYQMIEPLIYHKGMDREEALDRAMKYLELVGLDPEVVYRYPHELSGGMKQRVVIATALLLEPDIVIADEPTTALDVVVQAQIINLMKRLKKKLGLSMIFITHDLSILAEISDRIAIMYAGKIVEIGPSEKIYYEPAHPYTQKLLAAIPRLHEDVEKLEFIPGAPPNLINPPSGCRFHPRCPYAMDRCKEEEPKMVEVDKDHYAACWLL; from the coding sequence ATGGCGAAGAAAGTACTTGAAGTTAAGAACCTTAAGATGTACTACTTCACATCGAGAGGCCCAGTTAAGGCTGTCGACGATGTCACGTTTGACTTAGAGAAAGGTGAGGTTCTTGGTCTAGCTGGAGAGAGCGGATGTGGAAAGTCATCAATAGGATTCACATTAATGGGAATGCCCCAACCCCCAGGGAGAATAGTTAGCGGCAGCATAAAGATTGATGGAAGGGAGATAGTTGGTCTACCAGAGGATGTTCTCAGGAAGGAGATAAGGTGGCAGAAGATATCCATGATATTCCAGGGAGCTATGAATGCCCTCAATCCCGTTTACACTATTGGATATCAGATGATAGAGCCCTTAATTTACCACAAGGGCATGGATAGGGAGGAGGCACTTGATAGGGCAATGAAGTATTTGGAGCTTGTAGGTCTCGATCCAGAGGTCGTTTATCGTTATCCTCACGAACTCTCAGGTGGAATGAAGCAGAGAGTTGTTATAGCAACAGCATTACTGCTTGAACCGGACATAGTTATTGCAGACGAGCCAACGACGGCATTGGATGTAGTTGTCCAGGCTCAGATAATAAACCTAATGAAGAGACTCAAGAAGAAGCTTGGTCTTTCAATGATATTCATAACCCACGATCTGAGCATACTTGCCGAGATAAGCGATAGGATTGCAATAATGTATGCTGGAAAGATAGTTGAGATAGGGCCAAGCGAGAAGATATACTATGAACCTGCCCATCCCTACACTCAAAAGTTACTAGCTGCAATCCCAAGACTTCATGAGGACGTTGAAAAGCTTGAATTTATCCCTGGAGCTCCTCCAAACTTGATCAATCCACCAAGTGGATGCAGGTTCCATCCAAGATGCCCATATGCAATGGACAGGTGTAAAGAGGAAGAGCCCAAGATGGTTGAGGTTGATAAGGATCACTATGCGGCATGCTGGCTATTGTGA
- a CDS encoding ABC transporter ATP-binding protein, producing MAEPVLKVVNLKKYFPIRRGFLASLRGEPQRFVKAVDGVSFEIYKQEVFALVGESGCGKTTTGKLIMKLLEPTDGKIYLEGQDVTELRTKEEIKAYRRKVQMIFQDPFSSMNPRFRIYDVLEEPLLIHGIGETRAEREELIYKALEMVKITPPEEYVHRFPHMLSGGQRQRVAIARALILNPTFIVADEPVSMLDVSIRAEILELMKELKEKMGVTYLYITHDLSTARYFADWIAVMYLGRIVEMGPAKEVIDNPLHPYTRALLAAVPEPIPERKEIIKELPIKGEVPSAVNVPPGCRFHPRCIYFKKGLCDTKQPQLIEYSHNHWVECHRVGEI from the coding sequence ATGGCCGAGCCAGTTTTAAAAGTTGTGAACCTTAAGAAGTACTTCCCAATAAGGAGAGGATTCCTAGCTTCCCTAAGAGGAGAACCCCAGAGGTTCGTTAAGGCTGTTGATGGAGTGAGCTTCGAAATTTACAAGCAGGAAGTGTTCGCTTTAGTTGGAGAGAGTGGATGTGGTAAGACTACCACTGGTAAGCTGATAATGAAATTACTTGAACCCACGGATGGTAAGATATACCTTGAAGGTCAGGACGTGACAGAACTAAGGACAAAGGAGGAAATTAAGGCCTATAGAAGGAAGGTGCAGATGATATTCCAGGATCCATTCAGTTCAATGAATCCAAGATTCAGGATATATGATGTTCTGGAGGAACCTTTGCTGATTCATGGAATTGGCGAAACGAGAGCTGAGCGTGAAGAATTAATATACAAGGCTCTCGAGATGGTCAAGATAACACCTCCAGAGGAATACGTTCACAGGTTCCCGCACATGCTCTCAGGTGGTCAGAGACAGAGAGTTGCAATTGCTAGAGCTCTAATCCTTAATCCAACATTTATAGTTGCCGACGAGCCAGTATCAATGCTTGACGTTTCGATTAGAGCTGAGATCCTTGAGCTGATGAAAGAGCTCAAAGAGAAGATGGGAGTAACCTACCTATACATCACCCACGATCTCTCAACTGCAAGATATTTCGCTGATTGGATAGCTGTGATGTATCTGGGAAGAATAGTTGAGATGGGACCAGCAAAGGAGGTAATAGATAATCCTCTCCATCCATACACAAGGGCCTTACTTGCGGCCGTTCCAGAGCCGATACCCGAAAGAAAGGAGATAATCAAAGAGTTACCAATAAAGGGTGAGGTGCCAAGTGCCGTGAACGTTCCACCCGGCTGTAGATTCCATCCGAGGTGCATCTACTTCAAGAAGGGACTCTGTGACACTAAGCAACCCCAACTCATTGAGTACTCTCACAACCACTGGGTGGAGTGTCACAGGGTAGGGGAGATCTGA
- the pgiA gene encoding glucose-6-phosphate isomerase: MYKDPLGVKIDFETGVIPGAKKSVRRLSDMKGYFLDEEEWERLVKERDPVVYEVYAIEQEEKEGDLNFATTILYPGKVGKEFFFTKGHYHAKKDRAEVYVALKGKGGMLLQTPEGEAKWIPMEPGTVVYVPPYWAHRTVNTGNEPFIFLAIYPADAGHDYGTIAEKGFSKIVIEENGEVKVVDNPRWKP; this comes from the coding sequence ATGTACAAGGACCCCCTTGGGGTAAAGATAGATTTTGAAACTGGTGTCATCCCTGGGGCCAAGAAGAGTGTAAGAAGGCTAAGTGACATGAAGGGATACTTTCTTGATGAAGAAGAGTGGGAAAGGTTAGTTAAGGAAAGGGATCCTGTAGTTTACGAGGTTTACGCTATAGAACAGGAAGAGAAGGAAGGGGACTTGAACTTTGCAACGACAATTCTATATCCAGGAAAAGTTGGAAAGGAATTCTTCTTCACAAAGGGACACTATCATGCGAAGAAAGATAGGGCCGAGGTTTACGTTGCGTTAAAGGGGAAAGGAGGAATGCTTCTTCAAACTCCAGAAGGGGAGGCTAAGTGGATCCCAATGGAACCAGGAACTGTTGTCTACGTTCCCCCATATTGGGCACATAGAACCGTCAACACGGGGAATGAGCCATTCATATTCTTGGCAATCTATCCAGCGGATGCTGGTCACGACTATGGAACTATAGCCGAAAAGGGATTCAGTAAGATCGTAATAGAGGAGAATGGAGAAGTGAAGGTAGTTGACAATCCAAGGTGGAAACCCTAA
- the purS gene encoding phosphoribosylformylglycinamidine synthase subunit PurS produces the protein MKWKVRVLVRLKEGLNDPEGRVIGNALKNLGYKVENLKVPKCFEFYLESDDPEKDVDEMCRRLLANPLIHTWEYTIEPVK, from the coding sequence GTGAAGTGGAAGGTTAGGGTTCTCGTTAGGCTTAAGGAAGGGTTAAACGATCCAGAGGGAAGAGTGATAGGGAACGCGCTGAAAAATCTAGGTTACAAGGTTGAGAATCTAAAAGTTCCTAAGTGCTTTGAATTCTATCTGGAGAGTGATGATCCTGAGAAAGATGTTGACGAGATGTGCAGAAGACTCCTTGCGAATCCATTAATCCATACTTGGGAATACACAATAGAGCCGGTGAAGTGA
- the purQ gene encoding phosphoribosylformylglycinamidine synthase I, with protein sequence MPKFAVIVFPGTNCDFETVEAIRKAGGEAERVWYKESIKDFDGVVLPGGFSYADYLRAGAIAARQRIIEEVKELAKEGRPVLGICNGFQILTESGLLPGALRPNKIPRFICRWVHLKVRDVNTPFTQLYEPGEIIKMPIAHAEGNYYVDDPSRVRIVFQYSDKEGKITEEANPNGSVLNIAAVANEEGNVLGTMPHPERASDIHLGSEDGLRLFKSMVEWVKR encoded by the coding sequence ATGCCGAAGTTTGCAGTTATAGTATTCCCTGGAACAAATTGTGACTTTGAGACAGTCGAGGCCATAAGAAAAGCGGGGGGAGAAGCGGAGAGAGTTTGGTACAAGGAGAGCATTAAGGATTTTGATGGTGTCGTTTTGCCTGGAGGATTTAGCTACGCTGATTATCTTAGGGCTGGGGCAATAGCAGCTAGACAGAGAATCATTGAGGAAGTAAAAGAACTGGCCAAAGAAGGAAGGCCCGTTTTGGGAATCTGTAATGGTTTTCAAATTCTAACTGAATCGGGATTGCTTCCAGGGGCCTTAAGACCAAACAAGATTCCAAGGTTCATATGCAGATGGGTTCACCTAAAGGTCAGAGATGTAAATACACCGTTTACACAGCTCTATGAGCCTGGAGAGATTATAAAGATGCCAATAGCTCATGCAGAGGGTAATTACTACGTTGATGATCCGTCGAGAGTTAGGATAGTGTTTCAGTACAGTGATAAAGAGGGCAAGATAACGGAAGAGGCGAATCCAAACGGTTCTGTACTGAACATAGCTGCCGTTGCCAACGAGGAGGGTAACGTTCTTGGAACCATGCCCCATCCGGAGAGGGCCAGCGATATTCATCTAGGAAGCGAGGACGGATTAAGACTCTTCAAGAGCATGGTGGAGTGGGTAAAGAGGTGA
- the purL gene encoding phosphoribosylformylglycinamidine synthase subunit PurL, translated as MFPHEEKLIRERLGREPNELEWAMLEVMWSEHVSYKSSRPWLKLLPTKNEHVILGPGEDAGIVKFDDNTWIVIGIESHNHPSAVEPYGGAATGIGGIVRDILCMGARPIALLDPIRFGPLEREKNRYLFEYVVKGIADYGNRIGVPTVGGETEFDESLDNYTLVNVACIGIMRPEHLVHSYVTKAGLKLIIVGNRTGRDGIHGVTFASEELSENAEEEDRSAVQIPDPFTEKLLIEATLEAVYTGKVKALKDLGGGGLTCAASEMAGKRGFGAIIYADRVPLREPGMNAIEVMISESQERMLFAVEPGDVEELAKIFEKYDLEWAVVGEIIEEPRFIVYWKGEKVADLPIDLLTNVPTIEWPLKEYNVEEEVETPRISLRDAFERVWRSPNIIAKRWIWEQYDHEVQGRTVVKPGFDSAVLKINDEYGLAVTSDGNPGHCYLNPYHGALGIVAEVVRNLVSVGARPLALVDNLNFASPERPEVYWSFAETIKGLADSARAFGLAYVSGNVSFYNEIVDRPVKPTPVVAGIGKVKLEVIPKGPREGDLVAIVGETKKELGGSELYRILGIRKGFAPRVDLEKEKRNAEGILKAVENSLVTFVHDVSKGGLAVALAEISAWFNVGLSANFTTSLAPVDFAFSESHGRYVVTLREDKLDELRKVLDVKVVGRIGGNEFKLKINDEAISFDVDELSDIYWNEMYRIMD; from the coding sequence ATGTTCCCCCATGAGGAAAAGCTCATTCGTGAAAGACTTGGTAGAGAACCTAACGAGCTTGAATGGGCCATGCTTGAAGTAATGTGGAGTGAGCATGTTTCTTACAAGTCGAGTAGACCATGGCTCAAACTTTTACCGACCAAAAATGAGCACGTTATTCTTGGCCCGGGGGAAGACGCTGGAATCGTCAAGTTTGATGATAACACCTGGATAGTGATAGGAATAGAGAGCCACAATCATCCCTCGGCAGTTGAACCCTATGGCGGCGCTGCAACTGGAATAGGTGGTATTGTGAGGGACATATTGTGCATGGGTGCTAGGCCAATAGCATTGCTCGATCCGATAAGATTTGGCCCCCTTGAAAGGGAGAAGAACAGGTACCTTTTTGAGTACGTAGTTAAGGGGATAGCCGACTATGGAAATAGGATTGGAGTCCCCACTGTTGGAGGAGAAACTGAGTTCGATGAAAGTTTAGATAACTATACCTTGGTTAACGTCGCATGCATTGGGATAATGAGGCCAGAGCACTTGGTTCACAGTTACGTCACAAAGGCTGGACTAAAGCTCATCATAGTTGGGAATAGAACTGGAAGAGATGGAATACATGGTGTTACGTTTGCAAGTGAAGAGCTGAGCGAGAACGCTGAGGAAGAGGACAGGTCAGCGGTTCAGATACCCGATCCATTCACTGAGAAGTTGCTGATAGAGGCCACACTTGAGGCGGTATATACCGGCAAGGTCAAGGCCCTTAAAGACCTTGGCGGAGGAGGTTTAACTTGCGCTGCCTCTGAAATGGCAGGGAAAAGAGGCTTTGGGGCAATAATTTACGCTGATAGGGTTCCATTAAGGGAACCAGGAATGAATGCAATTGAAGTGATGATCTCCGAAAGTCAGGAGAGAATGCTCTTCGCCGTTGAACCCGGGGATGTTGAGGAGTTGGCTAAGATATTTGAGAAGTACGATCTTGAATGGGCAGTTGTCGGTGAGATAATAGAGGAACCAAGGTTCATAGTATACTGGAAGGGTGAGAAGGTTGCTGACCTTCCAATAGACCTTCTCACGAATGTTCCAACGATAGAATGGCCTTTAAAAGAGTACAACGTCGAAGAGGAAGTTGAGACACCTAGGATATCTTTGAGGGATGCCTTTGAGAGAGTTTGGAGGAGTCCAAATATAATAGCGAAGAGATGGATATGGGAGCAATATGATCATGAAGTTCAGGGGAGAACTGTAGTTAAGCCCGGCTTCGATTCGGCAGTCCTAAAGATAAATGACGAATATGGACTTGCGGTGACCTCGGATGGAAATCCTGGCCATTGTTATCTCAATCCATATCATGGGGCCCTGGGAATAGTTGCGGAGGTCGTAAGGAACTTAGTTAGCGTTGGTGCAAGACCCTTAGCTCTCGTGGATAACCTCAATTTTGCATCTCCTGAGAGACCAGAAGTTTATTGGAGCTTTGCAGAGACAATTAAGGGATTGGCTGACTCTGCAAGGGCCTTTGGTTTGGCTTACGTTAGTGGAAATGTGAGCTTTTACAATGAGATCGTGGATAGGCCGGTGAAACCAACCCCAGTCGTTGCGGGCATTGGGAAAGTTAAACTTGAAGTCATTCCAAAGGGACCAAGAGAAGGGGATCTAGTTGCGATAGTTGGAGAAACAAAGAAAGAACTTGGGGGTTCAGAACTCTATCGCATCTTGGGAATAAGGAAGGGATTTGCACCTAGAGTCGATTTAGAGAAGGAGAAGAGGAATGCGGAAGGAATACTTAAGGCGGTGGAGAATTCTCTTGTAACGTTTGTCCATGACGTGTCCAAGGGAGGCCTAGCGGTTGCCTTAGCTGAAATTTCGGCATGGTTCAACGTTGGCCTTTCAGCTAACTTCACGACGTCACTAGCTCCAGTTGACTTTGCCTTCAGTGAGAGCCATGGAAGATATGTGGTAACGCTTAGGGAGGATAAGCTTGATGAGCTAAGAAAAGTTTTAGATGTGAAGGTGGTTGGAAGAATTGGGGGCAACGAATTTAAGCTTAAGATAAATGATGAGGCAATTTCATTTGACGTTGATGAACTCTCGGACATCTACTGGAACGAGATGTACAGAATAATGGATTAG
- a CDS encoding HAD-IIA family hydrolase, producing the protein MVAIVFDMDGVIYRGNSLIPGAKELIDYLKDKDIPFAFLTNNSTKTPEMYREKLAKLGIEVSSDKIITSGLATRLYMESHLSPGKIFVIGGEGLVEEMKKLGWGIVDVENAKGGGWREIKHVVVGLDPGLTYEKLKYGTLAIRNGATFIGTNPDTTFPGEEGIYPGAGSIIAALKASTEREPIIIGKPNEPMYEVIREMFQGEEIWMVGDRLDTDIAFANRFGMKAIMVLTGVSSLEDIKKSEYKPDLVVPSVAELLEYLKTL; encoded by the coding sequence ATGGTCGCAATAGTATTTGACATGGATGGGGTTATCTACAGGGGAAATTCACTAATACCGGGAGCAAAGGAACTGATAGATTACCTTAAGGATAAGGACATTCCTTTTGCCTTTTTAACCAACAATTCGACAAAGACTCCAGAGATGTACAGGGAGAAGCTTGCTAAACTTGGAATAGAGGTTTCTTCAGATAAAATAATCACCTCAGGCCTTGCAACTAGATTGTACATGGAATCACATCTATCTCCGGGTAAGATATTCGTTATTGGAGGAGAAGGACTTGTTGAGGAGATGAAAAAGCTAGGTTGGGGTATCGTTGATGTTGAGAATGCAAAAGGAGGTGGGTGGAGAGAGATTAAGCATGTCGTAGTTGGCCTTGATCCTGGGCTAACTTATGAGAAGCTTAAGTATGGGACCTTGGCAATAAGGAATGGAGCAACGTTCATCGGAACTAATCCCGACACAACGTTCCCTGGGGAGGAGGGAATATATCCTGGTGCCGGTTCGATAATAGCCGCCCTTAAGGCTTCTACCGAGAGGGAACCAATAATAATAGGTAAGCCAAATGAGCCAATGTACGAGGTCATAAGGGAAATGTTCCAGGGAGAGGAAATTTGGATGGTGGGGGATAGATTGGACACTGATATAGCCTTTGCAAATAGATTCGGAATGAAGGCGATAATGGTCCTCACTGGAGTCAGTTCCCTGGAAGATATTAAGAAGAGTGAGTATAAACCAGATTTAGTTGTTCCAAGTGTTGCTGAGCTCCTTGAATACCTCAAAACTCTGTGA
- a CDS encoding bifunctional ADP-dependent NAD(P)H-hydrate dehydratase/NAD(P)H-hydrate epimerase — protein MRIEDVYIWDINARWLGIEPTQLMENAGAGVARVIEERIGRGLKIAIFCGTGNNGGDGFVAARHLSYENDVVVFLIGDESKIRSEEARLNWRILKSLDFVKIRTLKDSSQIKELKLDDFDVIVDALLGAGTKGEPREPIRSAIEKINEYKGKAKIVSIDLPSGYPSKIRVNADFAVTFQWDKEEFEGFERVIVKIGYPRELNHLVGPAHVKFAYVRKGEHKGQNGKLLIIGGSENYYGAPLLAAKAAKHLVDLVFLLVPESVAEKIVDPDLIVRKVKGENLSSKHVNYALELAKKVDAIVLGPGIGLSDETREFVKELVERIDKPTVIDADGLKIVSEFKEILRSKNVILTPHAGEFKILFGEEVPEELTKRGELVKEKAKEFECTILLKGRYDVISDGEIWLYNKTGNRGMTTGGTGDVLAGTVGAFLSLRNSTIRAAAAGAFLVGFAGDLVMEEKGEAFTASDVVEKIPIALKKITEF, from the coding sequence ATGAGGATTGAGGACGTGTACATATGGGACATAAATGCGAGGTGGCTGGGAATAGAGCCAACTCAACTCATGGAGAACGCTGGAGCTGGAGTTGCCAGAGTTATTGAGGAGAGAATTGGTAGGGGATTGAAAATAGCGATCTTCTGTGGTACAGGAAACAACGGAGGGGATGGATTCGTAGCTGCTAGACACCTAAGCTATGAAAACGATGTAGTCGTCTTTTTAATTGGGGATGAATCAAAGATAAGGAGTGAGGAGGCAAGGCTCAACTGGAGAATATTAAAGAGCTTAGATTTTGTGAAAATAAGAACGCTAAAAGATTCAAGTCAGATAAAGGAGCTCAAGCTCGATGATTTCGATGTTATAGTTGATGCCCTTCTCGGAGCTGGAACTAAGGGAGAACCAAGGGAACCAATAAGATCGGCGATAGAGAAGATAAATGAATACAAGGGAAAGGCAAAGATAGTTAGCATCGATCTTCCCAGTGGATATCCAAGCAAGATCAGAGTAAATGCTGACTTTGCAGTTACATTTCAATGGGACAAAGAGGAGTTCGAGGGATTTGAGAGGGTTATCGTGAAGATAGGCTATCCAAGGGAACTTAATCATCTAGTCGGCCCAGCTCATGTTAAGTTCGCCTATGTAAGAAAAGGAGAGCACAAAGGACAGAACGGGAAGCTATTGATCATTGGAGGAAGTGAAAACTACTATGGAGCCCCATTACTAGCCGCAAAGGCCGCTAAGCACCTAGTTGACCTCGTATTTCTGTTAGTTCCGGAGAGCGTTGCAGAGAAGATAGTTGATCCAGATCTCATAGTCAGAAAGGTGAAGGGAGAAAATCTATCAAGCAAACACGTGAATTATGCTCTAGAATTAGCAAAGAAGGTTGATGCGATAGTTCTAGGCCCAGGAATAGGATTGAGCGATGAAACTAGAGAGTTCGTCAAAGAGCTTGTTGAGAGAATTGATAAGCCAACTGTAATAGATGCAGATGGACTGAAGATAGTCTCAGAGTTTAAGGAAATCCTGAGGAGTAAAAATGTGATTTTGACGCCACATGCCGGCGAGTTCAAGATCCTCTTTGGAGAGGAGGTTCCCGAAGAGCTTACCAAGAGAGGAGAACTGGTAAAGGAGAAGGCAAAAGAATTTGAATGCACAATCCTACTCAAGGGTAGGTATGATGTTATAAGCGACGGAGAAATATGGTTATACAACAAAACGGGAAACAGAGGAATGACCACCGGAGGAACTGGTGATGTACTCGCGGGAACAGTGGGGGCGTTTTTGAGCTTGAGGAATAGTACGATAAGAGCTGCTGCAGCTGGAGCATTTCTCGTCGGATTTGCGGGTGATCTCGTCATGGAGGAGAAAGGAGAAGCATTTACAGCATCTGACGTTGTGGAAAAGATTCCCATTGCACTGAAAAAGATCACAGAGTTTTGA